In Morganella morganii, the following are encoded in one genomic region:
- a CDS encoding D-amino acid dehydrogenase: protein MNIVILGSGVIGVTTAWYLAQKGHDVTVIDRQPAAAEETSFGNAGQISPGYATPWGAPGIPLKAVKWMFEKHAPLAIRPDGSLFQLRWMWQMLRNCGADYYVMNKSRMVRIAEYSRDCMKALRAETGIQYEGRQGGTLQLFRTQKQLDNAANDIAVLKQEGVAYRLLSAGELHEAEPALAHAEHKLAGGLQLPNDETGDCNLFTKRLAEMAEQAGVKFRFGVNIHRLQFSGDRVSGVICDEEVITGDQYVVALGSYSTKLLHGHIAIPVYPLKGYSLTMPIIDESRAPASTVLDETYKIAVTRFDQRIRVGGMAEVVGFNLDIVRRRCETLKMVVQDLYGGGGDISKATFWTGLRPMTPDGTPIVGPTAYSNLFLNTGHGTLGWTMACGSGQLLADIMSGDKPAIRADDLAVSRYLNGFRTRLVIPQQLHTA from the coding sequence ATGAACATTGTCATCCTGGGAAGTGGTGTTATCGGTGTTACAACAGCCTGGTATCTCGCGCAGAAAGGGCACGATGTGACTGTTATCGACAGGCAGCCGGCGGCGGCGGAAGAAACCAGCTTCGGTAATGCCGGGCAAATATCTCCCGGTTATGCCACGCCGTGGGGGGCGCCGGGTATTCCGCTGAAAGCCGTGAAATGGATGTTTGAAAAACATGCCCCGCTGGCCATCAGGCCGGATGGTTCGCTGTTCCAGCTGCGCTGGATGTGGCAGATGCTGCGCAATTGCGGTGCTGATTATTACGTCATGAATAAAAGCCGCATGGTACGGATTGCGGAATACAGCCGTGACTGCATGAAAGCATTACGTGCCGAAACCGGAATACAGTATGAGGGGCGTCAGGGTGGCACACTGCAACTATTCCGCACACAAAAACAGCTGGATAACGCAGCCAATGATATTGCAGTTCTGAAACAGGAAGGCGTGGCGTACCGCCTGCTGAGTGCCGGTGAACTGCATGAGGCAGAACCGGCGCTGGCCCATGCGGAACATAAACTGGCGGGTGGCCTGCAACTGCCGAATGATGAAACCGGGGACTGTAATTTGTTCACCAAAAGGCTGGCAGAAATGGCGGAGCAGGCCGGAGTGAAATTCCGCTTCGGTGTCAATATACATCGCCTGCAATTCAGCGGTGATCGTGTCAGCGGGGTGATTTGCGACGAGGAAGTGATCACCGGTGACCAGTATGTGGTGGCGCTGGGGTCATACTCGACAAAATTACTGCACGGCCATATCGCTATCCCGGTGTATCCGCTGAAAGGTTATTCTCTGACCATGCCGATTATTGACGAAAGCCGTGCTCCTGCATCCACGGTACTGGATGAAACCTACAAAATTGCGGTGACCCGTTTTGACCAGCGTATCCGTGTCGGCGGCATGGCAGAAGTGGTTGGTTTTAACCTTGATATTGTCAGACGGCGCTGCGAAACACTGAAAATGGTGGTGCAGGATCTTTACGGCGGCGGCGGGGATATCAGCAAAGCCACTTTCTGGACCGGTCTGCGCCCGATGACACCGGACGGCACCCCGATTGTCGGGCCGACTGCGTACAGTAATCTGTTCCTCAATACCGGCCACGGCACCCTCGGCTGGACAATGGCCTGCGGCAGCGGGCAGTTGCTTGCCGATATTATGTCCGGCGATAAACCGGCTATCCGCGCGGATGATCTGGCAGTATCCCGTTATCTGAACGGGTTCAGAACCCGGCTGGTGATCCCGCAGCAGTTACATACCGCATAA
- the alr gene encoding alanine racemase, producing the protein MPRPIQAVIDSEAVRYNLARVKERVSPSRVWAVVKADAYGHGIERIFPALAQAEGIALLDFSEAVKVRELGWQKPVLLLEGFFQPEDLSLIDRYQLSTSVHSEWQIKAIEEASFIHPLNVYLKLNSGMNRLGFSPAAYLNALQRLTVLPQVGTITLMSHFADADLTAGIHKQMSRIALFSSLNLPQCLANSAAAMWEPDTRADEVRCGIILYGVSPSGNSADIAEFGLKPAMTLRSEIIAVHDIEAGETVGYGSRFTAAAPMRIATIACGYADGYPRHAPDGTPVWIAGQRCPLAGRISMDMLTVDITRCPEADIGTPVELWGANLPADDVAQYAGTIGYELLTALARRVPVITAG; encoded by the coding sequence ATGCCTCGTCCGATACAGGCTGTGATTGACAGTGAAGCTGTCCGCTATAATCTGGCCCGGGTAAAAGAGCGGGTCAGCCCGTCCCGGGTATGGGCAGTGGTAAAAGCGGATGCATACGGACATGGCATTGAACGGATTTTTCCGGCACTGGCGCAGGCGGAGGGCATTGCGCTGCTGGATTTCAGTGAGGCAGTGAAGGTTCGTGAACTGGGCTGGCAAAAGCCGGTTTTGCTGCTGGAGGGATTTTTTCAGCCAGAAGATCTGTCACTGATTGACCGTTATCAACTGTCAACATCTGTACACAGCGAGTGGCAGATTAAAGCGATAGAGGAAGCTTCATTTATTCATCCGCTGAATGTGTATCTGAAACTGAACAGCGGCATGAACCGATTGGGTTTTTCTCCGGCGGCGTACCTGAATGCACTCCAGCGTCTGACAGTATTACCACAGGTCGGCACTATCACACTGATGAGCCATTTTGCGGATGCGGATTTAACTGCCGGTATTCATAAACAGATGTCGCGCATTGCACTGTTCAGTTCTCTGAACTTACCGCAGTGTCTGGCAAATTCCGCAGCGGCCATGTGGGAACCGGACACCCGCGCGGATGAAGTGCGCTGCGGTATCATCCTCTATGGTGTTTCACCCAGCGGCAACAGTGCGGATATTGCAGAGTTCGGCCTGAAACCGGCGATGACTCTCCGCAGTGAAATTATTGCTGTTCATGATATTGAAGCCGGTGAAACCGTGGGTTATGGCAGTCGTTTTACCGCCGCGGCACCGATGCGGATTGCCACCATTGCCTGTGGTTATGCGGATGGTTATCCGCGCCATGCACCGGACGGCACACCGGTCTGGATTGCCGGACAGCGCTGCCCGCTGGCGGGACGGATCTCCATGGATATGCTGACAGTTGATATCACCCGCTGTCCGGAGGCGGATATCGGTACACCGGTTGAATTGTGGGGCGCGAATCTTCCGGCGGATGATGTCGCACAATATGCCGGGACTATCGGCTACGAACTGCTGACAGCGCTGGCACGGCGGGTACCGGTGATCACTGCCGGGTAA
- the hypF gene encoding carbamoyltransferase HypF yields MQAGVEIRVKGKVQGVGFRPAVWQIAHQMGLCGDVSNDSEGVLIHLPAEADIAGFISRLQAQCPPLARIDHIGQQHYTFEQCPAAFTITASGQGEMDTEIIPDAATCDVCLSELFAPGNRRYRYPFINCTHCGPRFTIIRGMPYDRPNTAMSVFPFCPVCQHEYRDPADRRFHAQPNACPDCGPHIWLTDPQQQITARFDDALSAAVRLLKDGKILAMQGLGGFHLVADAQNSDAVAVLRARKHRPAKPFAVMIPSVDWLAECTGRKPDPGLITLLKSPAAPIVLTDEPEVIAALSPLVAPGLCETGIMLPSNPLQHLLLHDIQRPLIMTSGNASGHTPALDHAAAFEQLSSIADAFLLHNREVIQRADDSLVRYQSGDIQVLRRARGYVPDAIDVSTVTGKNPPAVLALGGDLKNTFCLLHHQQLITGPHLGDLADLSVQGQLEASLKLFERIYQFKPQVIAGDAHPGYISHQMGMALAQAHQVPFMPVYHHHAHIAACLAEHGWRQEDGEVVGIALDGLGYGADNTLWGGEILAGDYRHMTRTGGLPAVSLPGGDKAAVQPWRNLLAHLYHAGLWSSSPLASRLAGKNVSLLIKAIEQGINAPKASSCGRLFDAVACALGLTADQISWEGEAACALENCALQCHNQNELITGETLPLTADNTINLRPLWQMLADDTQTIPERAFRFHVLLANTVAGLADDTATRKNTDTIVLSGGVFNNRLLRRIIKDKLSHRQVREPRQLPCGDGGIAAGQALIAAMTLLN; encoded by the coding sequence ATGCAGGCGGGTGTGGAAATCCGGGTGAAGGGAAAAGTTCAGGGAGTCGGGTTTCGTCCGGCTGTCTGGCAGATAGCCCATCAGATGGGATTGTGCGGTGATGTCAGCAATGACAGTGAAGGGGTGCTTATCCACCTTCCGGCAGAAGCGGATATCGCCGGTTTTATCAGCCGGTTACAGGCACAATGCCCGCCGCTGGCGCGAATCGACCATATCGGGCAGCAGCATTATACCTTTGAACAGTGTCCGGCGGCATTTACCATCACCGCCAGCGGACAGGGGGAAATGGATACCGAAATTATCCCGGACGCAGCAACCTGTGATGTTTGTCTGAGTGAATTGTTTGCCCCCGGCAACCGCCGTTACCGTTATCCTTTTATTAACTGCACACACTGCGGGCCCCGTTTCACCATTATCAGGGGAATGCCGTATGATCGTCCGAATACCGCGATGTCGGTTTTTCCGTTTTGTCCGGTGTGTCAGCATGAATACCGTGACCCGGCAGATCGCCGCTTCCATGCTCAGCCGAATGCCTGTCCGGATTGCGGACCGCATATCTGGCTGACGGATCCGCAGCAGCAGATTACCGCCCGCTTTGATGATGCTCTGTCAGCCGCAGTCCGTTTGCTGAAAGACGGCAAAATTCTGGCGATGCAGGGACTGGGTGGCTTTCACCTGGTGGCGGATGCACAAAACAGTGACGCTGTGGCCGTACTGAGAGCCCGAAAACACCGGCCTGCCAAGCCATTTGCGGTGATGATACCGTCCGTTGACTGGTTGGCGGAATGCACAGGCAGGAAGCCGGATCCCGGCCTGATTACCCTGCTGAAAAGCCCTGCCGCACCGATTGTGCTGACAGATGAACCGGAAGTAATCGCCGCATTGTCTCCGCTGGTCGCACCAGGATTGTGTGAAACCGGCATTATGCTGCCGTCTAATCCGTTACAGCACCTGTTGCTGCATGATATTCAGCGCCCGCTGATTATGACCTCCGGGAATGCATCAGGCCATACTCCGGCGCTGGATCACGCAGCGGCATTTGAGCAGCTCAGTTCCATTGCCGATGCTTTTCTGTTACATAACCGCGAAGTTATTCAGCGGGCGGATGATTCCCTTGTCCGCTATCAGTCCGGTGATATTCAGGTGCTGCGGCGCGCGCGCGGTTATGTGCCGGATGCTATCGATGTCAGCACAGTGACCGGCAAAAATCCGCCGGCAGTTCTGGCACTGGGTGGTGACCTGAAAAACACCTTCTGCCTGCTGCATCATCAGCAGCTGATTACCGGGCCGCATCTCGGGGATTTGGCTGATCTCTCCGTACAGGGGCAACTGGAGGCTTCGCTGAAACTGTTTGAGCGGATTTATCAGTTCAAACCACAGGTTATCGCCGGGGATGCGCATCCCGGCTATATCAGTCATCAGATGGGGATGGCACTGGCACAGGCGCATCAGGTGCCGTTCATGCCGGTTTATCATCATCACGCGCATATTGCAGCCTGTCTGGCAGAACATGGCTGGCGTCAGGAAGATGGTGAAGTCGTAGGGATAGCACTGGACGGCCTCGGATACGGCGCGGATAACACACTATGGGGCGGTGAAATCCTGGCGGGTGATTACCGTCATATGACCCGTACCGGCGGGTTACCGGCCGTGAGTTTGCCGGGGGGCGACAAAGCGGCGGTGCAGCCGTGGCGTAACCTGCTGGCTCATCTGTATCACGCCGGTTTGTGGTCGTCTTCACCACTGGCATCACGGCTTGCCGGGAAGAATGTATCATTACTGATTAAAGCCATTGAGCAGGGTATCAATGCCCCGAAAGCATCATCCTGCGGGCGTTTGTTTGATGCAGTGGCTTGTGCGCTCGGATTAACCGCAGATCAGATAAGCTGGGAAGGGGAAGCCGCCTGTGCGCTGGAAAATTGCGCGTTACAGTGTCACAACCAGAATGAGCTTATTACCGGTGAAACACTGCCGCTGACTGCGGATAACACTATTAATTTACGTCCGCTCTGGCAGATGCTGGCGGATGATACTCAGACAATACCGGAAAGAGCATTCCGTTTTCATGTACTGCTGGCAAATACGGTTGCCGGGCTGGCGGATGATACAGCAACCCGGAAAAATACGGATACCATCGTGCTCTCCGGCGGCGTGTTTAATAACCGGTTGCTGCGCCGTATTATTAAGGACAAATTAAGCCACAGGCAGGTGCGGGAACCCCGTCAGTTGCCGTGTGGTGATGGCGGAATAGCGGCTGGTCAGGCACTTATCGCTGCAATGACATTACTTAACTGA
- a CDS encoding MipA/OmpV family protein — MHKKLTGLLSLSMLTVMSASAFADDGKWSVGASVLYQEQAYRGTKTSDKFMPVPMVNYEGKNFYFHTLATGYYLWNDKKDQLSVDLFYYPQAYRAKDNKDSRMRKLDNRRDTAMAGLSYRHHEEWGTLRTNFSGDILGKSDGMRFDAAYLYGFEGDKWSVQPGVGVIWSSEKQNRYEYGITAAESRRSGLDEYRPGSSWTPYVEVTGHYQFDENWSAFAMGRIDLLPSEAKDSPMVDKKHTSILWTGVTYTF, encoded by the coding sequence ATGCATAAGAAATTAACCGGCCTGCTCAGTCTCAGTATGTTAACTGTCATGTCAGCCTCTGCCTTTGCAGACGACGGAAAATGGTCTGTCGGTGCTTCCGTACTTTATCAGGAGCAGGCATACCGCGGCACAAAAACATCTGATAAATTTATGCCGGTTCCGATGGTTAACTATGAAGGTAAAAACTTTTATTTTCATACTTTAGCGACCGGTTATTATCTGTGGAATGACAAAAAAGATCAGCTGTCCGTTGACCTGTTCTACTATCCGCAGGCATACCGTGCCAAAGATAATAAAGATTCCCGCATGCGCAAACTCGATAACCGCCGTGATACTGCCATGGCCGGGCTGAGCTACCGCCATCATGAAGAGTGGGGAACACTGCGTACCAACTTCTCCGGAGATATCCTGGGTAAAAGTGACGGTATGCGTTTTGATGCCGCTTACCTTTACGGGTTTGAGGGCGATAAATGGTCTGTCCAGCCGGGCGTGGGTGTAATCTGGTCCAGCGAAAAACAGAACCGTTATGAATACGGGATCACCGCTGCTGAATCCCGCCGCAGCGGTCTGGATGAATACCGTCCGGGCAGCAGCTGGACACCGTATGTTGAGGTGACCGGTCATTATCAGTTTGATGAAAACTGGTCTGCATTCGCCATGGGCCGCATCGACCTGTTACCAAGTGAGGCCAAAGACAGCCCGATGGTGGATAAAAAACACACCTCTATCCTGTGGACTGGTGTGACTTATACTTTCTGA
- a CDS encoding YiiX family permuted papain-like enzyme, with the protein MRHCLLLLCFFASAVYAWQPQQGDIIFHTSRTSQSLAIQKATGSVYSHMGIILLRDGKPYVYEAAKTVRFTPLKQWIARGTGNHYVVKRLKKPLSASQQQALYREAIRYQSRPYDLTFSWDDERIYCSELVWKIYKNALNTEVGQLQTLREFDLSSPEVQAKMKERYGKAVPLNETVISPVAVFDSPLLTTVYESR; encoded by the coding sequence TTGCGTCATTGTCTGCTGTTGCTCTGTTTTTTTGCCTCCGCTGTGTACGCGTGGCAGCCGCAGCAGGGCGATATTATTTTCCATACCTCGCGCACCTCTCAGAGCCTCGCCATACAAAAAGCGACCGGGTCGGTCTACAGCCATATGGGGATTATTCTGCTGCGTGACGGTAAGCCGTATGTGTATGAGGCGGCAAAAACAGTCCGCTTTACACCGCTGAAACAGTGGATTGCACGCGGCACCGGTAACCATTACGTGGTGAAACGCCTGAAAAAGCCGCTGAGTGCCTCACAGCAGCAGGCGTTATACCGTGAGGCGATACGGTATCAGTCCCGGCCTTACGACCTGACATTTTCATGGGATGATGAGCGGATTTATTGTTCTGAACTGGTCTGGAAAATCTATAAAAATGCCCTGAATACAGAGGTCGGTCAGTTACAGACATTGCGGGAGTTTGATTTATCTTCACCGGAAGTACAGGCAAAGATGAAAGAACGGTACGGAAAGGCGGTTCCGCTGAATGAAACGGTGATTTCGCCGGTGGCTGTGTTTGATTCACCGCTGCTGACAACGGTATATGAAAGCCGGTAA
- a CDS encoding D-hexose-6-phosphate mutarotase: MIERLLALPVTSPITPSLSQRQMGDLPVIVIDHPKVRAAVSFQGAQVLAWQPAGSEQPGLWLSENSAFTPGVAIRGGIPICWPWFGPVQAPSHGFARIMQWEFTAHNENEEGVFLTFTLRDSAETRKLWPHEFTLIARIRLGDTCEVELEAYGQYQATAALHTYFTVGDIAQVSISGLGQHLLDNLSQREEYTEETKLVFNGRTDRIYTEPEQSTYIHDKKLKRHIEVVHFHHSDVVCWNPGAALSASMADMPDDGYKTMVCAESARINRPMAPQGDKPSHLSVRIRLNPKIG; encoded by the coding sequence ATGATTGAGCGCCTTCTTGCGTTACCGGTTACCAGTCCGATCACCCCTTCGCTGTCCCAGCGTCAGATGGGGGATTTGCCGGTTATTGTGATCGACCATCCGAAAGTCCGTGCTGCGGTCAGTTTTCAGGGAGCACAGGTGCTGGCATGGCAACCGGCCGGTTCAGAACAGCCGGGATTATGGCTCAGTGAAAACAGTGCATTTACCCCGGGTGTGGCCATCCGCGGCGGGATCCCGATCTGCTGGCCGTGGTTCGGCCCGGTGCAGGCGCCTTCCCACGGTTTTGCCCGTATTATGCAGTGGGAGTTCACGGCTCATAATGAAAATGAAGAGGGTGTATTTCTCACATTCACCTTGCGTGACAGTGCGGAAACCCGCAAATTGTGGCCGCACGAGTTCACACTGATCGCCCGCATCCGCCTGGGAGACACCTGTGAGGTTGAGCTGGAAGCTTACGGGCAGTATCAGGCAACCGCTGCACTGCATACCTATTTTACCGTCGGCGATATTGCACAGGTCAGTATCAGCGGGCTGGGGCAGCATCTGCTGGATAATCTGTCACAGCGTGAAGAATATACGGAAGAGACAAAGCTGGTTTTCAACGGCCGTACCGACCGCATCTATACCGAGCCGGAGCAATCCACCTATATCCACGATAAGAAATTAAAACGTCATATTGAAGTGGTGCACTTTCATCACAGCGATGTGGTGTGCTGGAACCCGGGTGCAGCATTGTCCGCTTCAATGGCCGATATGCCGGATGATGGCTATAAAACGATGGTGTGTGCTGAAAGTGCGCGGATTAACCGCCCTATGGCTCCGCAGGGCGATAAACCGTCCCATCTCTCCGTCCGTATCCGCCTGAACCCGAAAATAGGCTGA
- the gapA gene encoding glyceraldehyde-3-phosphate dehydrogenase, giving the protein MTIKVGINGFGRIGRIVFRAAQERSDIEIVAINDLLDADYMAYMLKYDSTHGRFNGTVEVKDGHLVVNGKTIRVTSERDPANLKWNEAGVDVVAEATGLFLTDETARKHIQAGAKKVVLTGPSKDATPMFVMGVNHKDYAGQEIVSNASCTTNCLAPLAKVINDKFGIVEGLMTTVHATTATQKTVDGPSHKDWRGGRGASQNIIPSSTGAAKAVGKVIPALNGKLTGMSFRVPTPNVSVVDLTVRLEKAATYAEICEAIKAAAAGELKGVMGYTEDDVVSTDFNGEVLTSVFDAKAGIALNDNFVKLVSWYDNETGYSHKVLDLIAHISK; this is encoded by the coding sequence ATGACTATCAAAGTAGGTATTAATGGTTTTGGTCGTATCGGCCGTATCGTATTCCGTGCTGCACAAGAGCGTTCAGATATCGAAATCGTTGCAATCAACGACCTGCTCGATGCAGATTACATGGCATACATGCTGAAGTACGACTCAACTCACGGTCGTTTTAACGGTACCGTTGAAGTGAAAGATGGCCATCTGGTTGTTAATGGTAAAACTATCCGCGTTACCTCCGAACGTGACCCTGCGAACCTGAAGTGGAACGAAGCCGGTGTTGATGTTGTTGCTGAAGCAACCGGTCTGTTCCTGACTGACGAAACTGCACGCAAACACATCCAGGCAGGCGCGAAGAAAGTCGTTCTGACCGGTCCTTCCAAAGATGCGACCCCGATGTTTGTTATGGGTGTTAACCACAAAGATTACGCGGGCCAGGAAATCGTTTCTAACGCATCCTGTACCACTAACTGCCTGGCACCACTGGCAAAAGTCATCAACGACAAATTCGGTATCGTTGAAGGTCTGATGACCACTGTTCACGCAACCACTGCCACCCAGAAAACTGTTGACGGTCCTTCACACAAAGACTGGCGCGGCGGCCGCGGTGCATCCCAGAACATCATCCCGTCTTCTACCGGCGCAGCAAAAGCAGTGGGCAAAGTTATCCCTGCACTGAACGGTAAACTGACCGGTATGTCTTTCCGTGTTCCTACGCCTAACGTCTCTGTTGTTGACCTGACAGTCCGTCTGGAAAAAGCAGCAACTTACGCTGAAATCTGTGAAGCTATCAAAGCGGCAGCAGCAGGCGAGCTGAAAGGCGTAATGGGTTACACCGAAGATGACGTGGTTTCCACTGACTTCAATGGCGAAGTACTGACTTCTGTGTTCGATGCCAAAGCCGGTATCGCACTGAACGACAACTTTGTGAAACTGGTTTCCTGGTATGACAACGAAACCGGTTATTCTCATAAAGTTCTGGATCTGATTGCACACATCTCCAAATAA
- the msrB gene encoding peptide-methionine (R)-S-oxide reductase MsrB, whose amino-acid sequence MSGTDKKRDTPAELTEIQRYVTQEAGTEHPFTGRLLYNEKQGVYRCICCGSPLFYSDTKFDAGCGWPSFYEPVSKSAVRYIDDTSHGMHRIETRCGHCDAHLGHVFPDGPAPTGQRYCINSASLSFEDEKTKAITNG is encoded by the coding sequence ATGTCCGGGACTGATAAAAAGCGGGATACACCCGCTGAGCTGACAGAGATTCAGCGCTATGTCACACAGGAAGCGGGAACTGAGCACCCGTTTACCGGCCGCCTGCTCTATAATGAGAAACAGGGGGTATACCGTTGTATTTGTTGTGGTTCTCCGCTTTTTTATTCGGATACCAAGTTTGATGCCGGCTGCGGCTGGCCGAGTTTTTATGAGCCGGTCAGCAAAAGTGCAGTCCGGTATATTGACGATACCTCTCATGGCATGCATCGTATTGAGACCCGTTGCGGCCATTGTGATGCGCATCTGGGACATGTTTTTCCTGACGGGCCTGCGCCGACAGGGCAGCGTTATTGTATTAACTCAGCATCACTGAGTTTTGAAGATGAAAAAACAAAAGCAATAACAAACGGTTAG
- a CDS encoding YeaC family protein, producing the protein MEIDDLLSAMTPEVYGRLVTAVELGKWADGVPLTESQKSSSLQLVMLWQSRHNADPAHMTVGTDGEISLKSKQELKALFTDTHLATLKPQD; encoded by the coding sequence ATGGAAATTGATGATTTATTGTCCGCCATGACGCCGGAAGTCTACGGGCGTCTGGTGACAGCCGTCGAACTGGGTAAATGGGCCGATGGTGTACCACTGACGGAATCTCAGAAAAGCAGCAGTCTGCAGCTGGTGATGTTATGGCAGTCCCGCCATAACGCGGATCCGGCACATATGACGGTGGGGACTGACGGGGAAATCAGCCTGAAAAGTAAGCAGGAGCTGAAAGCGCTGTTTACCGATACGCATCTGGCCACACTGAAACCGCAGGACTGA
- the pncA gene encoding bifunctional nicotinamidase/pyrazinamidase, producing the protein MKPALLLVDIQNDFCQGGSLAVRDSDAVIRTANRMIARCQQQNIPVIASQDWHPAEHLSFAVNSGTVIGECGELNGLPQVWWPVHCVQNTPGADFHPDLNKQAISHIIYKGENQATDSYSAFYDNDHREPTVLLKLLAELQITHLAVLGIATDYCVKFTVLDALAEGFAVTVITDGCRGVNLKPDDSLTAFAEMENAGARLQTAAQFCGEKE; encoded by the coding sequence ATGAAACCGGCACTGCTTCTGGTGGATATTCAGAATGATTTTTGTCAGGGCGGCAGCCTGGCTGTCCGCGACAGTGATGCGGTGATCCGCACAGCGAACCGGATGATAGCCCGTTGTCAGCAACAGAATATCCCGGTGATCGCCAGTCAGGACTGGCATCCGGCTGAGCATCTGAGCTTTGCCGTCAATTCCGGGACAGTGATTGGTGAATGCGGCGAACTGAACGGACTGCCCCAAGTCTGGTGGCCGGTGCATTGTGTGCAGAACACACCGGGGGCGGATTTTCATCCTGACCTGAATAAACAGGCTATCAGCCATATTATTTATAAGGGTGAAAACCAGGCCACGGACAGTTACAGCGCGTTTTATGATAACGATCACCGGGAGCCGACCGTCCTGCTGAAACTGCTGGCAGAACTGCAGATCACGCATCTCGCTGTTCTGGGGATCGCCACCGATTACTGTGTGAAATTTACGGTGCTGGATGCACTGGCGGAAGGATTTGCCGTCACTGTGATCACAGACGGCTGCCGGGGCGTTAATTTAAAGCCGGATGACAGCCTCACCGCATTTGCGGAGATGGAGAACGCCGGTGCGCGGTTGCAGACAGCGGCTCAGTTCTGCGGCGAGAAAGAATAG
- the ansA gene encoding asparaginase, producing MQKKSIYVVYTGGTIGMQHSAQGYIPVSGHLQRQVAKMPEFFRPEMPDFTITEHQPLIDSSDMTPDDWQCIADDIKAQYDHYDGFVILHGTDTMAFTASALSFMFENLTKPVIVTGSQIPLEALRSDGQINLLNALYLAANYPVNEVGLFFNNRLYRGNRTVKAHADGFAAFTSPNYPPLMEAGINIHNLNTHPLPQSTAPFTLHNITPQPIGVVTVYPGLSVDVVNNILQQPVKALIIRSYGVGNAPQQPKLLTALREATERGIIVINLTQCISGRVNMGGYATGHALAEAGVISGFDMTFEAALTKLHYLLSQDYTSDEIRILMQQDLRGELSYNDN from the coding sequence ATGCAAAAGAAATCCATTTATGTGGTCTATACCGGCGGGACTATCGGTATGCAGCACTCGGCGCAGGGCTATATCCCTGTTTCCGGCCACCTTCAGCGCCAGGTTGCCAAAATGCCGGAGTTCTTCCGTCCGGAGATGCCGGATTTCACCATCACCGAGCACCAGCCGCTGATTGACTCTTCCGATATGACACCGGATGACTGGCAGTGTATCGCGGATGATATCAAAGCCCAGTATGACCACTATGATGGTTTCGTTATCCTGCATGGTACGGATACCATGGCGTTCACCGCATCAGCGCTCTCCTTTATGTTTGAGAACCTGACCAAGCCGGTCATTGTGACAGGGTCACAAATCCCGCTTGAGGCACTGCGCTCAGATGGCCAGATCAATCTGCTTAATGCCCTTTATCTGGCGGCGAATTATCCGGTCAATGAAGTGGGATTATTCTTCAATAACCGCTTATACCGGGGCAACCGCACCGTCAAAGCACATGCTGACGGTTTTGCGGCCTTTACCTCCCCGAACTACCCGCCGCTGATGGAAGCCGGGATTAATATCCACAATCTCAATACTCACCCGCTGCCGCAGAGCACCGCACCTTTCACGCTGCATAACATCACCCCGCAGCCTATCGGCGTGGTAACCGTGTATCCGGGCTTGTCGGTGGATGTGGTGAACAACATTCTGCAGCAGCCGGTCAAAGCACTGATTATCCGCTCTTACGGTGTCGGTAATGCACCGCAGCAACCGAAACTGCTCACCGCATTGCGGGAGGCCACAGAGCGCGGCATCATTGTGATCAATCTGACACAGTGTATTTCAGGACGCGTCAATATGGGCGGCTATGCCACCGGTCATGCACTGGCAGAAGCCGGCGTGATCAGCGGCTTTGATATGACCTTCGAGGCAGCGCTGACCAAACTGCATTATCTGCTCAGCCAGGATTACACCAGCGATGAGATCCGCATTCTGATGCAGCAGGATCTGCGCGGCGAGCTGAGCTATAACGACAACTAA